CCGCCGCACGCTCACGGTCAAGATCCCGGCCGGTGTCGACAACGGCACCCGGATCCAGCTGGCCGGCGAGGGCGAGGTCGGCCCCGGCGGCGGCCCCGCCGGCGACCTGTACGTCGAGATCCACGAGACCCCGCACGAGGTCTTCCAGCGGCGCGGCGACGACCTGCACTGCACGGTCACCATCCCGATGACGGCCGCCGCGCTCGGCACGAAGGTGCAGCTCCAGACCCTGGACGGTCTCGAGGACGTCGACATCCGCCCGGGCACCCAGTCCGGCCAGTCGATCCCGCTGCACGGCCGCGGCGTCACCCACCTGCGCGGCAACGGCCGGGGCGACCTGATCGTCCACGTCGAGGTGCAGACCCCGTCCAAGCTGGACCCGGAGCAGGAGCGCCTGCTCCGCGAGCTGGCCAAGCTGCGCGGCGAGGAGCGCCCGACGGGGCAGTTCCAGCCCGGGCAGCAGGGGCTGTTCTCGCGACTGAAGGACGCGTTCAACGGGCGCTGAGCCCGGCTTCGTTCCGTCCGAGGGCGGTCCCGCAGCGTGCGGGGCCGCCCTCCCGCGTACCCCCTCCCGGCGCCGTCGCGCCCCTCCCGCGTACCCCCTCGTCGGCCGATTCGGCGCGTCCGCGCGGGCATGGCACGATGCCTGCATGTCCACCGCACTGAACGATCTCTTTCGTCATCCGATCGTGCAGGCCCCCATGGCGGGTGGCGCCTCCTCTCCCGAGCTCGTCGGTGCCGTGTGCGAGGCGGGAGCCCTCGGGTTCCTGGCCGGCGGCTACAAGACCGCGGGCGGGCTGTACCAGGAGATCAAGCGGGTCCGCGGCCTCACCGCGCGGGCGTTCGGGGTCAACCTCTTCATGCCGCAGAGCGGACAGCCCGCCGACCCCGCCGCCGTCGAGGTCTACCGGCACCAGCTGGCCGGCGAGGCCGGCTGGTACGACACCGAGCTCGGCGACCCCGACCAGGGCCGCGACGACGGGTACGAGGCCAAGCTGGCGATCCTCCTGGACGACCCGGTGCCGGTGGTCTCCTTCACCTTCGGCTGTCCCGACCGCGACGCGCTCGACGCCTTCGCCCGGGTCGGTACGTTCACGATCGTCACCGTCACCTCCGCCGAGGAGGCCCGCACCGCCCAGCGCGCCGGGGCCGACGCCCTGTGCGTGCAGGGCACCGAGGCGGGCGGGCACCAGGGCACCCACCGCGACGACCCGGCCGACGGGCCGTCCGCCGGCAGCGGCGGCGGGCTGCTCGCGCTGCTCACCGAGGTGCGCGAGAGCGTCCGGCTGCCGATCGTCGCCACCGGCGGGATCATGCGCGGCCGCCAGATCGCCGCCGTCCTCGCCGCCGGCGCCGACGCCGCCCAGCTGGGCACCGCCTTCCTGCCCTGCCCCGAGTCCGGCGCGGACCCGCTGCACAAGCGGGCCCTGACCGACCCGCTGTTCACCCGCACCGAACTCACCCGGGCCTTCTCGGGCCGCCCGGCCCGCGGCCTGGTCAACCGCTTCATGCGCGAGCACGGGCCGTACGCCCCCGCCGCCTACCCCGAGGTCCACCACCTCACCGCCCCGCTGCGCAAGGCCGCCGCGACCGCCGGCGACCCGCAGGGCATGGCCCTGTGGGCCGGGCAGGGCCACCGCCTGGCCCGGGACCTCCCGGCCGGCCGGCTCGTCGAGGTCCTCGCCGAAGAACTCCACACCGCCCTCGCAAGCTCCAGGAGCGCCTCGTGACCGCACCCGTCTTCGTCGTCGACACCGTCCCCCCGCCGGGCGGTTTCCTCCTCGACGGGCCCGAGGGCCGCCACGCGGTGTCCGTGAAGCGGCTGCGCGCGGGCGAGGAGCTGGTGCTGACCGACGGGAACGGCGCCTGGGCCGCGTGCACGGTCGCCGCCGCCGAGGGCAAGGACCAGCTGACCGTCGAGGTCACCGCCGTCCACGAGGACCCGGCGCCCGCGCCCCGCATCACCGTCGTCCAGGCCCTCCCCAAGGGCGACCGCGGCGAGCTGGCCGTCGAGACCATGACGGAGACCGGCGTGGACGCGATCGTGCCGTGGGCCGCGTCCCGCTGCATCACCCAGTGGAAGGGCGAGCGCGGGCTCAAGGCCCTCGCCAAGTGGCGGGCGACGGCCCGCGAGTCCGGCAAGCAGTCCCGCCGCACCCGCTTCCCCGAGGTCGCCGACGCGATGAGCGGCAAGCAGGTCGC
The DNA window shown above is from Streptomyces showdoensis and carries:
- a CDS encoding nitronate monooxygenase, producing the protein MSTALNDLFRHPIVQAPMAGGASSPELVGAVCEAGALGFLAGGYKTAGGLYQEIKRVRGLTARAFGVNLFMPQSGQPADPAAVEVYRHQLAGEAGWYDTELGDPDQGRDDGYEAKLAILLDDPVPVVSFTFGCPDRDALDAFARVGTFTIVTVTSAEEARTAQRAGADALCVQGTEAGGHQGTHRDDPADGPSAGSGGGLLALLTEVRESVRLPIVATGGIMRGRQIAAVLAAGADAAQLGTAFLPCPESGADPLHKRALTDPLFTRTELTRAFSGRPARGLVNRFMREHGPYAPAAYPEVHHLTAPLRKAAATAGDPQGMALWAGQGHRLARDLPAGRLVEVLAEELHTALASSRSAS
- a CDS encoding 16S rRNA (uracil(1498)-N(3))-methyltransferase, with product MTAPVFVVDTVPPPGGFLLDGPEGRHAVSVKRLRAGEELVLTDGNGAWAACTVAAAEGKDQLTVEVTAVHEDPAPAPRITVVQALPKGDRGELAVETMTETGVDAIVPWAASRCITQWKGERGLKALAKWRATARESGKQSRRTRFPEVADAMSGKQVAALLAGADFAAVLHEDREHPSGALATAELPARGEIVLVVGPEGGVSPEELALFEEAGAKPYRLGHSVLRTSTAGTAAAALVLGRTGRWS